Sequence from the Phoenix dactylifera cultivar Barhee BC4 unplaced genomic scaffold, palm_55x_up_171113_PBpolish2nd_filt_p 001054F, whole genome shotgun sequence genome:
atctctccccccctcctcccctttcTTCTCTGAAAGCCCGACCAATAAAAGCAGCCACCACCATAGCTTGGAGAGAacctcctctgcctcctcctccctccctcatGCCATCGCCCACCACCCCAATCCCACCCTCCACTTGcacttctcctccctctccgaCTCCTCCGACCGCGACCCCACCTCCCTCGGCTTCCGAAGAGCCCTCTCCGAAGGCAACCTCAattgcctcctctccggcgactCCCACCACCCGCCAATCAAAGCCCCTTCCTCCGGCCGCCGAGCCAGCCATGTTCTGGAGCCCATCCCCTCGTTCTCCATATACAattccaaagaagaagaagaagaagaagaagaaccgcaggaggaggaggaagagggcggCGGTGGGCTCAAAAGATCGGTCACGATCGGAGAGACTATCCTCGGAGAATTCGGCTCCTCAGGCGAGAATCAAAATGTCGGCTTGGACAATGATTCTCGGGAAAGTGGGGACATTGATGGGAATGCGGCGCTGCCGCTGTTTCTGGCCAGAGGACTGGGGATCGATCGGCTGGGCTCCGGAATCTTGAATGCTAGTAGTGGTAGTGGTGGCAGCGGCAGGTGTACCGTTCTGACCGGCGATGGAGGAGAGCAATCCGACATGGAGGCTTACTATAAGCGGATGGTTGACGAGAACCCTGGCAATGCTCTGTTCCTGAGAAACTATGCTCGGTTTCTCTACCAGGTGATCCATTTCGCATTCTTTGCTCCTTAATCTGTACTGTTCTCATTTATTTCTCCATGATTTGGAATTTTGATAACGTGCTCCTGCATTCTATCTATAAAGTGGTCTctagtttgatcattttatgtGTATTTGAAGTTCTATATCCGAATTGTCTCTGTTGTAGTTGTTAATTGCTAAGAAATGCTCAGAGTTGCCCGGATTTAGGTGGATAGCCTCGACGTTGAGAGATGTTAGATTTTGATGAAGCAATATTTGTTATTATTTGTATCTCTGATGCAGTGGAACTGTGGAAGAAAAGCCTTGGAATTTCCATATCTTGCTCTTAATGCAATTCTATCAGAAGAGATCTGTTCCCTCTGTGAGGTTTATTAGGAGAAAAGTCATGGTTTTGAAATTTATAAATTCCTTCAGAACTTGCAGCTGGAAATTTTTAATTAAGCATTACTTCTGAACCTGGCGACATATGTATatcaaaaaaatcatttttgtaAATTTCAAATAGTGAAACTTAACCATTCCTAATGTCCCGGCATAAGTCTTTGGGTCTAAATAGCTTTTTCCCTCTCAGCTTCTAAATGACAGTGCTTTTCATTCATTCACACCGAAGAAGACATTAAATTACTGGATAATTGCATTGTAAATAGAAGTTGATCTACTGGTTTCTCCTTGATAGTCTATTTTAGCGAATTGTATTTCATGTTCAGGTCTAAGATACAGTTCATTGAGAATCAAAGGATTCACTTCTATTTTCTTTACTAGTCTTCAAAGTACCCGTATATCAAATTTGCATCCATTCCTTCAGTATATTCATTTCCTCTCATCTGATGCAATTCTATTCTCTTGTATTAGGCCAAGGGAGATCCTCAAAGAGCTGAGGAGTACTACTCTCGTGCTATACTTGCAGACCCGGGCGATGGAGAGATCCTGTCACAGTATGCTAAACTAGTGTGGGAGCTGCACCATGATGAGGAACGAGCTTCTAGTTATTTTGAACAGGCAGTTCGGGCCGCTCCTCATGATAGGTATAACACATACACGTAGTCTCATCATCTTCATGAGCGTTTTGATTCTGAAAGAAAAAATTCTCTCAGATTCTGATGTTTTTTTATAACCAATCGTTCCTCGCAGCCATGTCCTTGCAGCATATGCTGAGTTCCTGTGGGAAACGGAGGACGATGATGGAGTAGAAGGTGGAGAAGGTGGTCATTCACGAGATTATGCTGGAGCATCCATTCATCATGGAGCATTGGCATCTGCAGCTGCTTCGTCATAAAGGCGTGGTGCAAGTTTGAACCAACAGTtgtattgctgaaaaactagcATGCTCCGCGATGTGCTAAGGGATATCTTGGAGATGAAGAGTTTGAAACATAGACTAGATTGTGGGCTCGTTGAACATCTGAAGGGCTCGTCCTATGGTAGTGGAAAGTGGAAGAAATGCTCTTGTCTGGAGACGTTAGAGAACATAATAAAAGCAATTTGTTACGTTGTGTAGGAGGACTGGGCGTGTGCTTATTAATAATCTTAAGATAATTTATTCAGAAAAAGGCCCAAGCTTCATCTTGATGTTGCTATGTTGCATAATATCACAGGCACTAAATAGAATTCGATTATGAAGCATTTGAAGTGGTTGCGCTCCTCCGCTAAATTTCCACCATCCCATGGCACTAAATTTCCGCCTGCGCTCATGGGAGGGAAGCTTGCTTTTGGTTCACGGATAGTGGCTAACGAGGTAGCCGTGGATCTGGAGGTTGAAGATGGGGGCCCAAAAGGAGTTAGGTCTATTCATTATCCTTTATAGGAAGATTCTCTGGATGATGATTGGTCTCTACCATCTTTAAATTTTACAGCTCATATATCTGTTAGTGCCATCCGTGCAGCACCGGAGCTCAAGCAGGCTGATACCAAAACTCATCAAGTTGCTAATTCGAGGCA
This genomic interval carries:
- the LOC120107872 gene encoding uncharacterized protein LOC120107872, translated to MLLRSSSTPILGSLPPSSPFFSESPTNKSSHHHSLERTSSASSSLPHAIAHHPNPTLHLHFSSLSDSSDRDPTSLGFRRALSEGNLNCLLSGDSHHPPIKAPSSGRRASHVLEPIPSFSIYNSKEEEEEEEEPQEEEEEGGGGLKRSVTIGETILGEFGSSGENQNVGLDNDSRESGDIDGNAALPLFLARGLGIDRLGSGILNASSGSGGSGRCTVLTGDGGEQSDMEAYYKRMVDENPGNALFLRNYARFLYQAKGDPQRAEEYYSRAILADPGDGEILSQYAKLVWELHHDEERASSYFEQAVRAAPHDSHVLAAYAEFLWETEDDDGVEGGEGGHSRDYAGASIHHGALASAAASS